Proteins from one Oryza sativa Japonica Group chromosome 12, ASM3414082v1 genomic window:
- the LOC4352398 gene encoding probable histone H2AXb, translating to MSSAGGGGGRGKSKGSKSVSRSSKAGLQFPVGRIARYLKAGKYAERVGAGAPVYLSAVLEYLAAEVLELAGNAARDNKKNRIVPRHIQLAVRNDEELSRLLGAVTIAAGGVLPNIHQTLLPKKGGKDKADIGSASQEF from the exons ATGAGttccgcgggcggcggcggcgggagggggaaGTCGAAGGGCTCCAAGTCGGTGTCGCGGTCGTCCAAGGCCGGCCTCCAGTTCCCCGTCGGCCGCATCGCCAGGTACCTCAAGGCCGGCAAGTACGCCGagcgcgtcggcgccggcgcccccgTCTACCTCTCCGCCGTCCTCGAGTACCTCGCCGCCGAG GTGCTGGAGCTGGCGGGGAACGCGGCGAGGGACAACAAGAAGAACCGGATCGTGCCGAGGCACATCCAGCTGGCGGTGCGCAACGACGAGGAGCTGAGCAGGCTGCTCGGCGccgtcaccatcgccgccggcggcgtgctGCCCAACATCCACCAGACGCTGCTCCCCAAGAAGGGCGGCAAGGACAAGGCCGACATCGGATCCGCCTCCCAGGAGTTCTAG
- the LOC4352397 gene encoding uncharacterized protein, translating into MAKKKSSAAAAAAAANGNGHHAAADGIVVNGNGFHAEAMEVEKQGGDQKAEKLKALNSILLKEAADRRGQVAALTSRLDELSADDAALAAAERAVAQAALAAPLRAAADEVSALRARLAAVEGSLRSAESRGASEAAAKDEANARLEAVAEEKGHVLKLLRAKEAEVASVSHKVSKLEAMVAQLERNNSALFGEKDELAKQLEVTKEEIRMVSDQKAAVERSLGELKNTAQADQIEMEEKVKAKVEELKVLGAKKAEMDARVVSLEAELKAAVAKRGELEADAVAKKGEFDMVKGKNDRLRSEVATAVKKHRASEAEVERLCAELGVLTKEKEAAAKAFDAEKAGIMREFGELKQKVEEIQASKGAAEEAGREKDAQAVKLRNELKELHVSMSQLQASCDELDTKRSLLNDEKNSVQEALDAEKAEACKLKSKIEAIENCNVEKDGEIGKLKVALMEKREKIDVLIKDIEQLNLEVAEAHRKRKGGIWAWLYAATTTMVAAISFIYATKSR; encoded by the coding sequence ATGGCCAAGAAGaaatcctccgccgccgccgccgccgccgccgccaacggcaacggccaccacgccgccgccgacggcatcGTCGTCAACGGCAACGGGTTCCACGCGGAGGCGATGGAGGTGGAGAAGCAGGGGGGCGACCAGAAGGCGGAGAAGCTCAAGGCCCTCAACTCCATCCTCCTCAAGGAGGCAGCGGACCGGCGGGGGCAGGTGGCGGCGCTCACCAGCCGCCTCGACGAGCTCTCCGCGGACGACGcggcgctggccgccgccgagcgcgcCGTGGCGCAGGCCGCGCTCGCGGcgcccctccgcgccgccgccgacgaggtctcCGCGCTCcgcgcccgcctcgccgccgtcgagggcTCCCTCCGGTCCGCCGAATCGAGAGGGGCGTCCGAGGCGGCCGCCAAGGACGAGGCCAACGCGCGCCTCGAGGCCGTCGCCGAGGAGAAGGGCCATGTCCTGAAGCTTCTCCGCGCgaaggaggcggaggtggcgtcCGTGTCCCACAAGGTCTCGAAATTGGAGGCCATGGTGGCGCAGCTGGAGAGGAACAACTCCGCGCTGTTCGGTGAGAAGGATGAACTGGCGAAGCAATTGGAGGTCACGAAGGAGGAGATTCGGATGGTGTCAGACCAGAAGGCCGCGGTGGAGAGGAGTTTGGGCGAGCTCAAGAACACGGCGCAGGCGGACCAGATTGAAATGGAGGAGAAAGTGAAGGCGAAAGTGGAGGAATTGAAGGTGTTGGGTGCCAAGAAGGCGGAGATGGATGCGAGGGTGGTGTCTTTGGAGGCGGAGCTCAAAGCTGCTGTGGCTAAGAGAGGGGAATTGGAGGCTGATGCCGTGGCGAAGAAGGGGGAATTCGATATGGTGAAGGGCAAAAACGATAGGCTTCGTTCGGAGGTCGCGACAGCAGTGAAGAAGCATCGCGCATCTGAGGCAGAGGTTGAGAGGCTCTGCGCGGAATTGGGCGTGCTGACAAAGGAGAAGGAGGCAGCTGCCAAGGCGTTTGATGCTGAGAAGGCGGGTATCATGAGGGAATTTGGGGAGCTCAAGCAGAAGGTGGAGGAAATCCAGGCCAGCAAGGGAGCGGCCGAGGAAGCAGGGCGTGAGAAGGACGCTCAAGCTGTTAAGCTCAGAAATGAATTGAAGGAGCTCCATGTCTCCATGTCGCAGCTCCAAGCATCCTGTGATGAGCTCGATACGAAGCGCTCGCTCCTGAATGATGAGAAGAATTCTGTTCAGGAGGCACTGGATGCTGAGAAGGCTGAAGCGTGCAAGCTGAAGTCGAAAATTGAGGCTATTGAGAACTGCAATGTTGAGAAGGACGGTGAGATTGGGAAGCTGAAGGTGGCACTGATGGAAAAGAGGGAGAAGATCGATGTTCTAATCAAGGACATCGAGCAGCTGAATCTCGAAGTGGCTGAGGCACATAGGAAGAGGAAGGGTGGCATTTGGGCTTGGCTATATGCGGCTACGACTACCATGGTGGCTGCCATCTCCTTCATCTATGCCACCAAGTCCCGGTGA